A single window of Magnetococcales bacterium DNA harbors:
- a CDS encoding response regulator → MKVLIADDELNNRKLLRDYLKQYAHCDMTSDGKAALELFSADLEDGDPYDLVLLDIIMPVMDGQKTLKRLREAEKRLAPDKKETPIIMVTGMDSSLQAMEAYFKGGCSDYLTKPVTRQALLEKLHKLNLIPESEES, encoded by the coding sequence ATGAAGGTACTGATTGCGGACGATGAACTGAACAACCGGAAACTGCTTCGGGATTACCTGAAACAGTACGCTCATTGCGATATGACCAGCGATGGCAAGGCCGCCCTGGAACTGTTTTCCGCCGATCTGGAAGACGGGGATCCCTATGACCTGGTCCTTCTGGATATCATCATGCCCGTCATGGATGGACAGAAGACCCTGAAGCGCCTTCGGGAAGCGGAAAAACGCCTCGCGCCGGACAAAAAAGAGACCCCCATCATCATGGTCACCGGCATGGACTCCTCTCTCCAGGCCATGGAGGCCTATTTCAAGGGCGGCTGCTCCGACTACCTGACCAAACCGGTCACCCGTCAGGCCCTGCTTGAAAAACTGCACAAGCTCAACCTGATCCCCGAATCGGAGGAGTCCTGA